The genomic region GATGGGTTGAGGAGCCGCGACGACCGCCGCCCTGGGGGAGGAGGCCGAAGTGGCTGGGGCCGGATCACGGGTCTCGGTGCTCAGCTCAGCGGGTTGAGTCAGATCGGGCTGCTCTGGGGTCTCAGCCACAGGCTCCAGAGGCTCAGTCACAATCAACTCGATGGGAGAGAGGTCGGCCTCCTCCCGGTAAGACCACAGGCTGACCTGACCGAGGCCCAAGGCGGTAGTATGCACCCCAACCGACCCCAAAAGCGCCCACAGCAGGAGCTTTCGCAGTCTGGCTTGGTCTTGCTCGTGGTGTTCAAAGCAGAGGTTAGAAAGGCTCATGGGTAAGGTTAACGGGAAGGATGATACACGACCGATTTCACAGAATCCGCTTCGTCACAGTTGAGAAAGAATTTCAACTAAATTGAGGATTATTGGTAGTCAACCCGATAAGATACAGGCTGTGATCAAGACCATCTAGGCGATACATCCTCTAGCCACGGCTATCTATCTAACTCAAAGTCCTTGAATATTAAAGCTTTTAGACTCAGAGTAGAGTTTTGCTTAGCATCAGAAAAACGGGATTCCTTCATATACTATCAGGATTTATTCTCTTTAAGCCCTTGACAAGGGTACCAGAATCCGGCTCAATGCATTTGACAGTTATTTGCAATAGCTAGATCCCGTCAACCCACCCCGGTGGTCGCATAGACGGGGAAATCTGGGCTGCGGCAAGTGAGCCTTTACGACAGGGATGGACTATGGGCAGTATTTTTGCGGCGGGCGGCATTGTGATGTGGCCGCTGCTGGGGTTTTCGTTGGTGGCCATCGCCCTCATCATCGAGCGGCTGATGTTTTGGGTGCGGCTCAATCGGCGGCAGCGACCCGTCATGCAGGATATTCTGCGCACCTATCGGCAAGCCCCGATGGATGCATACCCCAAGCTACAGCAAAACATCAACCTACCCATTGCTCGCATTTTCCTAGAAGCCTTGGAAATTGAAGGGGCCAGCCCAAAGCAGTTTCACCTAGCCCTAGCCAGCGCCATGCAGGCCGAACTGCCCCATCTGCGACGATTCAACACCGTCTTCGCCACCATCATCAGCGTGGCCCCGTTGCTGGGCTTGCTGGGTACCATTCTCGGTCTGATTGCCTCCTTCGATGCGCTACGCCTGGGGGATATGGGGGCAAACTCTGGGGCGGTAACGGGCGGCATTAGCGAGGCGTTAGTGTCTACGGCGGCTGGGTTGGTGGTGGCGATTGGCACGCTGCTGTTTGCCAATTTGTTTCGCGGCCTCTACAAACGCCAGGTGGCGCTCATTCAAGAGTATGGTGGACAACTCGAAATCCTCTACGAAACCCACTACGAGCGCAAGGGCCAGCTTGAGGAAGAGAGTTTGGTTCGATAGGCCAGTGAGCTTAGGTTTTGAGTGTTAGGTTTTGAGTTTTTAAGATTCTCGGTAAAGCTTAAGTTAAAAATTCAAAATTCAAAATTCAAAACTTACCCCTGTTTATCCTCATCTCTACTTTTCTGACATCCTACTCCTATGTTTTTCCCCGAAGAGCCAGAAGACGACTTTGAACTCAATATCGTACCGATGATCGATGTCATCTTTGCAATTTTGACATTCTTCATCATTTCGAGCCTGTATTTAACGCGCTCTGAGGCGTTACCCGTTAATCTACCCAAAGCGGCCAGTGCTGAGGTGCAAGAGCGTACGCGCATCACGGTAACTGTAGAAGAATCGGGCGATATTGCCCTGAATCGAGAGACCATTGCCCTGGATGATTTGCAATCCGGTGTGCGTGAGTTGATGGATATGACCCAGGAATCTGTGATTGTTATCAATGCCGATGAAGCGGTTAGCCACGGCCAAGTCATCGCCGTGATGGATGAATTGCGAGTGATTGAGGGCGCAATCTTGGGAATTGCTACGGAGCGGGGAGAATAGGAATTCTTCATTTAATTTTGCTCACCGAATCATCCACAGCCTGGGACATTGCCCAACCCTGGATCAGCCATCCTCTATGGCAACAGCTAGCGGTGGTGCAGGCCGGAAACGCTCATGCCGTCAGCGATGTGGTGTGGACTACGGCGGGAGGTATTCAGGCGGCGCACTTGTTGTTAGACGATCTGGAGCAGCATTTACCGTTGCAGACCCGGAGGTAAGCCATCTCAGGCACCTTCAGCGCCCAGGGCTGGGTAAATTCCTTTAGCCATGCCCCTCCAACCTGCTGAAGACGCTGCTCTGTTACGTCAGTCCGCCAAGGGTATGAGCGCTGTGACAAGCCAGGTCAATGTCCAGGGCAGTCCAGGGCCACACCCGTTATCGCTGGGGCGCAAGGAGGGTACTCAACTGCTCGCAGGTGCGCTCAATGCTGGCAATGCTGCCGGGGTTAACGAGGCCGAAATAATCAAAACTGTGAACCTGCCCCTGCTGAGTGGCCTGGAGTTGCCCCAAAAAGGATTCGCCCTTCAGTTGCTCCAGCAAATTTTCCCCGGCATCTACCACCAGTAATACCTCAGGATTCGCCGCCAGCACTTTCTCTTCGGGCAGGGTGATGTAGCCATCAAAGGGGCTTTCCCCTTGCATGTCGGCGGCCACGTTTTGTACCTTAAACTGAGCTAGAAAATCCCCGGCCCAGCTCGTTTTGTTGGGGCTCAGCAGCGGTTGACGGCTGACCAACACCAGCGTAGCAGGGCTGTCCGTTGGGGCTTGGGCCAAACAGGCATCGTAGCGATCCAGCAAGGGCTGGGGGTCGGCCTCTAGGGTGGTGGCCAGCGTCGTGGTGAGGTCGCGCAGGTTGGCCCAACTGTTGACTTCGGTGGTGAGCGTTTGGGTACCCAGTTCCTCCAAACGCTGGAGGGTGCGGTCGTGAAACCCCGTCGCACCAATGACTAGGGTCGGCTCTAGGGCCACAATTTGTTCCAGATCCGGTTCAGTGCGCCCTTCGCTAACGATGGGCAGGTCGGCAAAGCGATCATCCCCCCGCAGCAGTTCATTGCCGGGAATGCCCACCAGTGCCTCGCCCTCCAGGGTTTGCACTAGGTCGGCGGTGAGGGATGTAAGCGCCACGATCCGGATTTCGGATTCATTGGCAGGCGTTTCGGCCAGGGGGGTATTTTGGCCACTACAGGCGGTCAGGGGGAAAAGGAGGAGGGGAAGAACGAGAGAGAGTTTCATGGCTGGATGAGTTGTAGGGGATGTCAAAAGCTAGTAAGACTAGTGAATCAAGAAAACTACAATGTAGTTACAATGCAAGTATAAGCGAGCTAGACTTTGAGTGGGATGAGCGTAAGGCAATCACAAACTTTGATAAGCATGGAATTGAGTTCGAGGAAGCTATCACGGTTTTCTATGACGAGAATTCCCGTGTAATTTTCGATCCTGATCACTCATTTGAGGAAGATCGATATGTGATTTTAGGGATGAGTGACATATCTCGGATTCTTCTGGTATGTCATATATACCGTCAAAATGATGAAATTATTCGCATTATTTCTGCCCGTAGAGCCACGAAACAAGAAGAACGTAGTTATTGGAGTTTTCGTCATGAGAGATGAGTATGATTTTTCTGATTCCATCAAAAATCCTTACACTAAAAAACTGAAGAAGCAAATCACAATCCGTCTAGAGGCAGAAGTCGTTGATTACTTTAAGGGATTAGCTGAGGAGACAGGTATTCCCTATCAAAGCCTCATGAACCTGTATTTGCAGGACTGCATGAAATCACAACGAAAGCTATCACTAGAGTGGCTGAATATTTAGCCTGTATGGAATTGTAGGATGTGTTAGCCAATTCATAACTTATATTGGTCTGTTCATTGATGCGTTACGCTGACGCTAACACATCCTACACAAAGGTCATGCGATGCTCTTTCTAAAACCGATAGCTCACCCCCAACCGGATATTTCTTCCAGCTTGGCTAAATTGGGAAATGGCCTCGTTATTAGGACGATCTCGCACCTCTGAATATTGGTAATATTCCGTATCCAACAGGTTATAAAGTCCCAGACTTAGGGCCAAATTAGGGGTGATGTTATAGGCTCCAATGGCATCCACTAGGGCATAGGCATCGGGTACAAAGTTGGTGTTATCTTCGGCCACACGGGCGCGGCCTACAAAGGTGCCAATCAGTTCGGCTCGCCACTGGTTTTCGGGGGCTTGGTAACGCAGACCTGCCACGGCACTAAAGGGATCAATGGTATTAAGGGGGCGGTTATCGGTGGTGTCATCGCCCTGGGAAAAGGCGAGACTGGCGAGCAGACTAAAGCCATCGGTGCCGGGGCTAAAACGGTATTCACCACCCAATTCCACCCCGTAGATACGGGCGCTGCCGATGTTGATGGATTGAAACTGACTGACCTGTTGGGTGGGCGGACAAACGGGTGCGGGAATCAGACAGCGGGTGCCAATCAGTTGTTCGGTGGCAATGAAGTTGTTGTAGGTGTTGTAGAACCCCGTGAGGCGAATATCAACCTGGGAAAAATTGCCCCGAACACCTAATTCAAAGCTGTTGCTTGATTCGGGTTGAAGGTCAGGGTTAGACAGGGTTTCGTACTTGAAAAAGGCTCCAGCTAGGTTCGTAAATCCGCCTGTAATTTCGCTGTAGAGCGGTGCTCGGAAACCACGAGAATATTGCCCATAAAAGGAAATTTCGGGGGTAGCTTCATAGAGCACGGCCAGTCGAGGAGAAAGAGCCGATGTGGTTAAATTGACCGTTTCGCCGCGAAAGATACCGTCATCAATAGTTTGCAGATCGTAGTGATCAAAACGTAGGCCAGCAATCAC from Leptolyngbya sp. BL0902 harbors:
- a CDS encoding ABC transporter substrate-binding protein, which gives rise to MKLSLVLPLLLFPLTACSGQNTPLAETPANESEIRIVALTSLTADLVQTLEGEALVGIPGNELLRGDDRFADLPIVSEGRTEPDLEQIVALEPTLVIGATGFHDRTLQRLEELGTQTLTTEVNSWANLRDLTTTLATTLEADPQPLLDRYDACLAQAPTDSPATLVLVSRQPLLSPNKTSWAGDFLAQFKVQNVAADMQGESPFDGYITLPEEKVLAANPEVLLVVDAGENLLEQLKGESFLGQLQATQQGQVHSFDYFGLVNPGSIASIERTCEQLSTLLAPQR
- a CDS encoding ExbD/TolR family protein produces the protein MFFPEEPEDDFELNIVPMIDVIFAILTFFIISSLYLTRSEALPVNLPKAASAEVQERTRITVTVEESGDIALNRETIALDDLQSGVRELMDMTQESVIVINADEAVSHGQVIAVMDELRVIEGAILGIATERGE
- a CDS encoding BrnA antitoxin family protein, with product MRDEYDFSDSIKNPYTKKLKKQITIRLEAEVVDYFKGLAEETGIPYQSLMNLYLQDCMKSQRKLSLEWLNI
- a CDS encoding BrnT family toxin, with amino-acid sequence MSELDFEWDERKAITNFDKHGIEFEEAITVFYDENSRVIFDPDHSFEEDRYVILGMSDISRILLVCHIYRQNDEIIRIISARRATKQEERSYWSFRHER
- a CDS encoding MotA/TolQ/ExbB proton channel family protein, translated to MGSIFAAGGIVMWPLLGFSLVAIALIIERLMFWVRLNRRQRPVMQDILRTYRQAPMDAYPKLQQNINLPIARIFLEALEIEGASPKQFHLALASAMQAELPHLRRFNTVFATIISVAPLLGLLGTILGLIASFDALRLGDMGANSGAVTGGISEALVSTAAGLVVAIGTLLFANLFRGLYKRQVALIQEYGGQLEILYETHYERKGQLEEESLVR